DNA sequence from the Thermodesulfobacteriota bacterium genome:
GGTTCAATCTCCTGAGCCGGACATCGGCGATCGAGAATGTGGAGCTTCCCCTGATCTATGCCGGCCTCCCCAAAAGGCAGAGGCGGGAGATGGCCGAACAGGCCCTCAACGCGGTGGGTCTGGTAGGAAGGGCCCATCACCATCCGAGCCAACTGTCGGGCGGAGAGCAGCAGCGGGTGGCCATTGCGAGGGCCCTGGTCAATCGGCCTTCCATCCTCCTGGCCGATGAGCCGACCGGGAACCTCGACTCCCGGACGAGCCAGGAGATCATGCGAATCTTCCAGAGGCTCAACGGAGAGATGGGGATCACCATCGTCATGGTCACTCACGAACAGGACATCGCTGCCTACGGGAAGCGAAGGGTCCTCTTCCGGGACGGCAAGGTGGTGGAGGATTCTGCGGGATGACGACCCTTCTGGCCAGCCTCAGGATCGCCCTCCGGGCCTTGATGGTCAACAAGATGCGCTCCGGACTGACCATGCTCGGGATCATCATCGGCGTGGGGGCTGTGATCGCCATGATCGCCGTGGGTTCCGGGGCGAAGAAAAAGATCTCGGATCAGATCGCCAGCATGGGATCCAATATCCTGATCGTCCTCTCCGGAAGCGCCACCAGCGGAGGATTGAGACATGGGCCCGGGACCGTTCCAACCCTCACGGTGGAGGACGCCAAGGCGATTCAGTCTGAGATTCCCGGGGTAAGGCTCGTCGCCCCTCATCTATCGGGTGTTGCCCAGGTCGTATTTGGAAATCAGAATTGGTCCACAGTGGTCTATGGGACGACTCCAGAGCTTCTTGAGATCCGGGAGTGGGCCCTCCAGTCGGGAAGGGGCTTTACAAAACAGGAGCTCGACGGCGCGGCCAAGGTCTGTCTGTTAGGGAAGACCGTGGTCGACAACCTCTTCGGGGGGATCGACCCCATCGGTCAGATCGTCCGGATCAAGAAGGTCCCCTTCACGGTGATCGGCGTCCTCAGCCCCAAGGGACAATCCACCTTCGGCACGGACCAGGACGATACGATCTTCGTTCCCCTGACGACGGCTCAAAAACGCCTCTTCGGCCAGCAATTTCCCGGGATGGTGAGGGTGATCACGGTCCAGGCGAGGGAGCCCGAGCTGATGAAGTCGGTGGAGGAGCAGATCACCGAGCTCCTCCGCCAGAGGCACCGGATCGGACCGGGGCAGGAGAATGACTTCTCGGTTCGAAACCTGACCGAGGTGGCCACGAGCGCGGAAGAGTCGGCCAGGGTGATGTCCCTGCTCTTGGGGGCCATCGCCTCCATCTCCTTGATCGTCGGCGGAATCGGTATTATGAATATCATGCTCGTCTCGGTGACGGAGCGGACCCGAGAGATCGGGATCCGGATGGCCGTGGGCGCCCGGGGCAAGGATATCCTGCTTCAGTTCCTGATCGAATCGCTCGTCCTGAGCCTCGTGGGAGGCGTCCTGGGGATCGGAGTGGGGATCGCCGGCACCTTCATCCTCTCCCACTTCACCCAGTGGCCCATCCTCTTTTCGGTCGAGGCCATCGGCCTGGCCTTCCTCTTTTCGGGGTCCGTCGGGGTCTTCTTCGGGTTCTATCCTGCCCGAAAGGCCTCCCGCCTCAATCCCATCGAGGCGTTGCGGTATGAATGAAATCCTGATTTCGGAAGGAAGGAGATGACGCTGATCGAATTTTTTCTCTTCATCGGAGTGGGGTGCATCGTCGGCTTCCTCGCCGGCCTCTTCGGCGTGGGCGGCGGGTTTGTGATGGTCCCCGTGTTGATCCTCAGTTACGAGCACCTGGGCATTTCTCCCGAGGTGCTGACCCATATGGCCATCGGAACCAGCCTCTTCGTCGTCCTCTTCTCCTCCGTCACCAGCGCCTATCAGCACAGCCGGCTGAAGAACATCGACTGGCGGGCCGTGCTGATCCTCGGCTTCTCCAGCGCCTTGAGTGCCTTTTTGACCGCCAAGGTGGCCTCCTGGCTAAGCGGAAGGCAACTGCGGGTCGCCTTCGCCATCATCGTCAGTTTGGCCGCCATAAGGATGTTGACGGAGAGCGAGACCAAGGCCGAGAAGAAGATGGAGTCCTTTCAAAGACCCAATGGCTACGGTTTAGGGGGGATCGGTTTAGGGGCAGGGGTCGTTTCCGCATTGGCCGGGATCGGCGGAGGG
Encoded proteins:
- a CDS encoding ABC transporter permease, whose product is MTTLLASLRIALRALMVNKMRSGLTMLGIIIGVGAVIAMIAVGSGAKKKISDQIASMGSNILIVLSGSATSGGLRHGPGTVPTLTVEDAKAIQSEIPGVRLVAPHLSGVAQVVFGNQNWSTVVYGTTPELLEIREWALQSGRGFTKQELDGAAKVCLLGKTVVDNLFGGIDPIGQIVRIKKVPFTVIGVLSPKGQSTFGTDQDDTIFVPLTTAQKRLFGQQFPGMVRVITVQAREPELMKSVEEQITELLRQRHRIGPGQENDFSVRNLTEVATSAEESARVMSLLLGAIASISLIVGGIGIMNIMLVSVTERTREIGIRMAVGARGKDILLQFLIESLVLSLVGGVLGIGVGIAGTFILSHFTQWPILFSVEAIGLAFLFSGSVGVFFGFYPARKASRLNPIEALRYE
- a CDS encoding sulfite exporter TauE/SafE family protein codes for the protein MTLIEFFLFIGVGCIVGFLAGLFGVGGGFVMVPVLILSYEHLGISPEVLTHMAIGTSLFVVLFSSVTSAYQHSRLKNIDWRAVLILGFSSALSAFLTAKVASWLSGRQLRVAFAIIVSLAAIRMLTESETKAEKKMESFQRPNGYGLGGIGLGAGVVSALAGIGGGLFTIPMMYHFLHFPLKRAIGTSSAAIFITAFFSVAGYILNGMGRPGLTEWSLGFVDLHRGIALALGTLFLARLGAKVSFRMNPHRLRKLFALFVILISIYIIAR
- a CDS encoding ABC transporter ATP-binding protein encodes the protein MGPLIQVRDLVKVYHLGEVEVEALRGVTLSIEKGEFVAVMGASGSGKSTFMNILGLLDLPTRGEYLLEGQTSSDLSGDELAETRNRKIGFVFQGFNLLSRTSAIENVELPLIYAGLPKRQRREMAEQALNAVGLVGRAHHHPSQLSGGEQQRVAIARALVNRPSILLADEPTGNLDSRTSQEIMRIFQRLNGEMGITIVMVTHEQDIAAYGKRRVLFRDGKVVEDSAG